In the genome of Myxococcus stipitatus, one region contains:
- a CDS encoding SDR family NAD(P)-dependent oxidoreductase: protein MGNHTMGYFAVPYVIHFDDTMAYGSHHFLTNFKFQCAGREHLLFSPHFFEVPEFRRDFDRVLLLTHEGYSRNLSPANLGDRLVVFTSFEARGEVSLRFCFRTMKWDGTPVACGYQTVLCADRETGLLCPFPDSFRPCLDSLAGIFEPEGVISVRERALKGGAAVQDLFPESLRALARQLLADPASLGTSRIVEDSLAVASGAKAEPAWSLPAGARAFLFAGQGSFEPELFVRLKALQPELREELAAVEAVARRHGFDVSTLLAARNEAEVRRALEQSPRLDQLGIFLSGVLGARWLERQGQAPDVFVGHSFGEIAALTAAGALDLSAGAEVVCLRIQALREVPDELGTLAAIALSEAETARALSECGAEQLVVAGRNHAKQTVVAGPRAELERLRTHLEKRGQGFTFVVSRYPFHHRGLQPAAKVFRAALARIATKPPTKPVYSPIERRVYSGAPGELAEALAAHLLKPFDFLGTVELLARAGCTRFLDCGTAGRLARIVQRILPERKSLEVQAISELLPAEAPAVVPAEVKPEDSAIAIVSLGCMFPGGAKDPDAYWHNIREGISGIVDPGLAEPSLVTDFVGPTGTPDRAYTLLAGAVRNEDLVAPPGMEPARFQKYVREQKLLAIALAQGVAGLEKLVARAPGRVQCLLGSTAEGSAEYDAALSVEAGEALLRAKGVSGAEVALLSQATREVLGVEARSSELAPHPTLQAVVEDVVGRGVSSVLLDAACASSLYAMALGMKSLQLGEVDLVLAGGVFSPGPGNSCLFSQFNGLSATGSRPFDARADGVIFGEGAGVVGLMRLPDALAAGLRVRAIVRGTGLSSDGRSSSANVPRVEGQVAAMNTCYSESGIDSATIQYLEAHGTATPAGDATELKSIARVFGGKRQGIQLASVKALIGHVGWAAGAASVIKLCKALEHRLIPRQANFEKAGKELSALGTDFEVCVREQPWPENGEHPRRAATNGFGFGGTNAHLVLEEYRGGAVVGRSSKWADTLVVVAAEGVYPDALGVPRTSVPSQPGTRFDAGAYRPPSSVRLLPDITEDMDLTQGLALTAASALVQKLGNFEELRMGTAIVLGLEGKTRRGVEAIQRVLASSTRRKLRERVLRTPERAALLPLAERLHDTVVGSLRPSGPYTLQGMMANVTPGRVAGALDVKGPNFVVDAGAASLAASLKAARGVLASGFELALVGGAHVLRPGAVSDGASLSEGVMLLAVTTAATAAKRGLKVLCHLHLSETRGPRDSAGVELPAHSAREGLEVLRAVQAAAEGTATTLRFRPDAASGARLEVRLTPGESTPLAEAVSAPAPRHASAAEASTAVESPGRMHNEEGSRAADATGRVQSAPLAVPETARTVAEPSVAHAPGATAVVDPAHASDGFDHAAVIGYHAPVLVAQPARVTRPARLTGQRVLFIARDEVLAKELDEQARRLGATDYRVLFAGASSGAGRVLGIDTSSEERAEAGLQALGFEPSLILAVHRLEAASSEARVVEDTALRHEALELLFLAARRSYDGLLAGGIELASLCVGGVGLRRVLHPVTGLFSGMLKSLAREVPAKNIRAIATTWRPLGEALDLALTELGSEEEGGPSVEVCFDAAARYVRRLRPTPTPATGESRLDAGSVVLLTGGGRGVTAVLAGALLKRYGCTVVLLGRSDPESAPARVLQATDAQLSEVEREFYASELASKPGTKMPELRARFERHLAVRELRSTLEELSRLPGRMVYRVADVTRAEDVARVMDELVDEHGRLDLVVHGAGTQTSKKLNRRRLAELRTNLDTKLRGLQQLHSASTSRFGPSVPFHVLTSAFSFIGNDGQADYGAANEALDRLCAWVSDRRTGTPWCSVGWLAWDGIGMTRGSEYRVLGASRKLRGIRAEEGEALFLQLIEGQPREAINVQLTESERSYYGLTLLPTTAPASPAATKTVLKDLVVDAVQVPCLEDHLVRGTPTLPGAWALDLMLRAALGDGRPELRTVSIEDVRFSRFIRVKPGGRQDLRAECTPLADEPGLLSVRVRLVGDIVHGSGRVLERDVVHAEARFTLSAQAPRGAPALDAATPSGRGLSAEDPHCARGGPIELRKMFDCLEDIRLEPSARFAKLGLPSRTEDAGATVPALILDAALRLSAMHVNGVSDTVFAPIQFQRATFDRGLVSRPDAMPLRLSLKSLNPWIDGDILHCGTVAAVDDAGCLRMLLEGGVARPMA, encoded by the coding sequence CGCATCGTCGAGGACTCCCTGGCCGTGGCGTCCGGGGCGAAGGCGGAGCCCGCGTGGAGCCTGCCCGCGGGGGCCCGGGCGTTCCTCTTCGCGGGACAGGGATCCTTCGAGCCCGAGCTGTTCGTTCGCCTCAAGGCGCTGCAGCCGGAGCTGCGGGAGGAGCTCGCGGCGGTGGAGGCCGTGGCGCGGCGTCATGGCTTCGATGTGAGCACGCTGCTCGCGGCGCGGAATGAGGCCGAGGTGCGACGCGCGCTGGAGCAGTCGCCCCGGCTGGACCAGCTGGGCATCTTCCTGTCCGGAGTGTTGGGCGCGCGGTGGCTGGAGCGTCAGGGGCAGGCTCCCGATGTCTTCGTGGGGCACAGCTTCGGAGAGATTGCCGCGCTGACGGCGGCTGGCGCGCTGGACCTGAGCGCGGGGGCGGAGGTCGTGTGCCTGCGCATCCAGGCGCTTCGTGAGGTGCCGGATGAGCTGGGGACGTTGGCGGCCATCGCGTTGAGCGAGGCGGAGACGGCTCGCGCCCTGTCCGAGTGCGGTGCGGAGCAGCTGGTCGTCGCGGGACGCAACCACGCGAAGCAGACCGTGGTCGCGGGGCCCCGCGCGGAGCTCGAGCGGCTGCGGACGCATCTGGAGAAACGAGGACAGGGCTTCACCTTCGTGGTGAGCCGCTACCCGTTCCATCACCGGGGGCTTCAGCCCGCGGCGAAGGTGTTTCGCGCGGCGCTGGCGCGCATCGCGACGAAGCCGCCCACGAAGCCCGTCTATTCGCCCATCGAGCGGCGGGTCTACTCGGGGGCTCCGGGCGAGCTGGCGGAGGCGCTCGCGGCGCACCTGCTCAAGCCGTTCGACTTCCTGGGCACCGTCGAGCTGCTGGCGCGCGCGGGGTGCACGCGCTTCCTGGATTGCGGGACGGCGGGCCGACTGGCGCGCATCGTCCAGCGCATCCTCCCCGAGCGGAAGTCGCTGGAGGTGCAGGCCATCTCCGAGCTGCTCCCCGCGGAGGCTCCCGCGGTGGTGCCTGCCGAGGTGAAGCCGGAGGACTCGGCGATCGCCATCGTGTCCCTGGGTTGCATGTTCCCGGGCGGGGCGAAGGACCCGGATGCCTACTGGCACAACATCCGCGAGGGCATCAGCGGCATTGTCGACCCGGGGCTGGCCGAGCCCTCGTTGGTGACGGACTTCGTGGGCCCCACGGGGACTCCGGACCGGGCCTATACGCTGCTGGCGGGCGCGGTCCGGAATGAGGATCTGGTGGCTCCGCCCGGAATGGAGCCGGCGCGCTTCCAGAAGTACGTGCGGGAGCAGAAGCTGCTGGCCATCGCGCTGGCGCAAGGCGTGGCGGGACTGGAGAAGCTCGTCGCTCGGGCGCCGGGGCGTGTCCAGTGCTTGCTGGGGTCCACGGCGGAGGGCTCGGCCGAGTACGACGCCGCGCTGAGCGTGGAGGCGGGTGAGGCGCTCCTTCGCGCGAAGGGCGTGAGCGGCGCGGAGGTGGCGCTGCTGTCACAGGCGACGCGGGAGGTGCTGGGCGTGGAGGCTCGCTCCTCCGAGCTCGCGCCGCATCCGACGTTGCAGGCGGTGGTGGAGGACGTGGTGGGCCGGGGGGTCTCCTCGGTGCTGCTCGACGCCGCGTGTGCCTCGTCGCTGTATGCGATGGCGCTGGGGATGAAGTCGCTCCAGCTAGGGGAGGTGGACCTGGTGCTCGCGGGCGGAGTCTTCTCGCCGGGGCCTGGGAACAGCTGCCTCTTCTCCCAGTTCAACGGGCTCTCGGCGACGGGGAGTCGGCCGTTCGATGCGCGCGCGGATGGCGTCATCTTCGGCGAGGGCGCGGGCGTGGTCGGCTTGATGCGGCTGCCGGACGCGCTCGCGGCGGGGCTCCGGGTTCGCGCCATCGTGCGAGGCACCGGGCTCTCCAGTGACGGGCGCAGCAGCTCCGCCAACGTTCCTCGCGTGGAGGGACAGGTGGCGGCGATGAACACCTGCTATTCGGAGTCGGGCATCGACTCGGCGACCATCCAGTACCTGGAGGCGCATGGCACGGCCACGCCCGCCGGGGACGCGACGGAGCTGAAGTCGATTGCGCGGGTCTTCGGTGGGAAGCGCCAGGGTATCCAGCTCGCGAGCGTGAAGGCGCTGATTGGCCATGTGGGGTGGGCGGCGGGGGCCGCGTCGGTCATCAAGCTGTGCAAGGCCTTGGAGCACCGGCTCATCCCACGGCAGGCGAACTTCGAGAAGGCCGGCAAGGAGCTGAGCGCGCTGGGCACGGACTTCGAGGTCTGCGTGCGCGAGCAGCCCTGGCCGGAGAATGGTGAGCATCCACGGCGCGCCGCCACCAATGGCTTTGGATTCGGCGGGACGAACGCGCACCTGGTGCTGGAGGAGTACCGGGGGGGCGCGGTGGTGGGGCGGAGCTCGAAGTGGGCGGACACGTTGGTGGTGGTGGCCGCCGAAGGGGTGTACCCCGATGCGCTCGGGGTGCCGAGGACGTCGGTGCCGTCACAGCCAGGGACGCGCTTCGACGCGGGGGCGTACCGGCCACCGTCCTCGGTGCGGCTGCTGCCGGACATCACCGAGGACATGGACCTCACGCAGGGGCTCGCGCTCACGGCAGCGAGTGCGCTCGTCCAGAAGCTCGGGAACTTCGAGGAGCTGAGGATGGGGACGGCCATCGTGCTCGGCCTCGAGGGCAAGACGCGACGCGGGGTGGAGGCCATCCAGCGGGTGCTGGCGTCCTCGACGCGAAGGAAGCTCCGGGAGCGGGTCCTGCGCACGCCCGAGCGCGCCGCGCTGCTGCCATTGGCGGAGCGGCTGCATGACACGGTGGTGGGCTCGCTGCGTCCTTCGGGGCCGTACACGCTCCAGGGGATGATGGCCAACGTGACGCCGGGGCGCGTGGCCGGGGCGTTGGATGTGAAGGGCCCGAACTTCGTGGTGGATGCGGGGGCGGCCTCGTTGGCTGCCTCGCTGAAGGCCGCGCGAGGTGTGCTGGCGTCTGGCTTCGAGCTGGCGCTGGTGGGTGGGGCGCACGTCCTCCGGCCGGGGGCTGTCTCGGATGGGGCCTCGCTCTCGGAAGGCGTGATGTTGCTGGCGGTGACCACCGCCGCGACGGCCGCGAAGCGGGGGCTGAAGGTGCTGTGCCATCTGCACCTCTCGGAGACGCGAGGCCCGCGTGACTCGGCGGGTGTGGAGTTGCCGGCGCACTCGGCTCGAGAGGGGCTGGAGGTGTTGCGTGCCGTGCAAGCGGCGGCTGAGGGAACTGCCACCACGTTGCGGTTCCGTCCAGACGCCGCGAGCGGTGCACGCCTGGAGGTCCGCCTGACGCCGGGCGAGTCCACGCCGCTTGCCGAGGCTGTTTCAGCACCAGCCCCGAGGCATGCGAGCGCAGCGGAGGCGAGTACCGCCGTCGAGTCGCCGGGGCGCATGCATAACGAAGAAGGCTCTCGCGCGGCGGACGCCACCGGCCGTGTCCAGTCCGCTCCGCTCGCGGTTCCGGAGACCGCGCGGACGGTCGCGGAGCCCTCCGTGGCGCACGCTCCGGGAGCCACCGCCGTAGTGGACCCGGCTCATGCCAGTGACGGCTTCGACCATGCCGCCGTCATCGGCTACCACGCTCCTGTGCTGGTCGCGCAGCCCGCGAGAGTGACGCGGCCGGCTCGACTCACGGGGCAGCGGGTCCTCTTCATCGCTCGGGATGAGGTCCTGGCGAAGGAGCTGGATGAACAGGCCCGCCGTCTGGGGGCGACTGATTACCGGGTGCTCTTCGCCGGAGCGTCGTCCGGAGCGGGCCGCGTCCTCGGCATCGACACCTCCAGCGAGGAGCGCGCCGAAGCGGGCCTCCAAGCCCTGGGCTTCGAGCCGAGCCTCATCCTCGCGGTCCACCGCCTGGAGGCCGCGTCGAGCGAGGCCCGCGTCGTCGAGGACACGGCGCTGCGCCATGAAGCGCTGGAGCTGCTCTTCCTCGCGGCGCGGCGCTCCTACGATGGGCTGCTCGCGGGGGGCATCGAACTCGCGAGCCTGTGCGTCGGAGGCGTGGGGCTGCGTCGGGTCCTGCACCCGGTGACGGGGCTGTTCTCCGGCATGCTCAAGTCCCTCGCGCGCGAAGTCCCCGCGAAGAACATCCGCGCCATCGCGACCACCTGGCGTCCGCTCGGCGAGGCGCTGGACCTGGCGCTCACGGAGCTTGGCTCGGAGGAGGAAGGAGGCCCCTCGGTCGAGGTCTGCTTCGACGCCGCGGCACGCTACGTCCGCCGACTGCGTCCCACCCCGACGCCCGCCACGGGCGAGTCCCGGCTCGACGCGGGCTCCGTGGTCCTGCTGACGGGCGGAGGACGCGGTGTCACCGCGGTGCTCGCGGGCGCACTCCTGAAGCGCTACGGCTGCACCGTCGTCCTGCTCGGCCGCAGCGACCCGGAGAGTGCCCCGGCGCGGGTGCTCCAGGCCACGGACGCCCAGCTCTCCGAGGTCGAGCGGGAGTTCTACGCCTCGGAGCTGGCCTCGAAGCCGGGGACCAAGATGCCGGAGCTGAGAGCCCGCTTCGAGCGGCACCTCGCGGTGCGAGAGCTGCGCTCCACGCTCGAGGAGCTCTCTCGACTGCCGGGTCGCATGGTCTACCGCGTGGCGGACGTCACCCGCGCGGAGGACGTGGCGCGAGTGATGGATGAGCTGGTCGACGAGCACGGCCGCCTGGACCTCGTCGTCCACGGCGCCGGAACGCAGACCTCCAAGAAGCTGAACCGCCGTCGCCTCGCGGAGCTGCGAACCAACCTGGACACGAAGCTGCGAGGGCTCCAGCAGCTGCACTCGGCCAGCACGAGCCGCTTCGGCCCGTCGGTGCCGTTCCACGTCCTCACGTCCGCGTTCAGCTTCATCGGGAACGACGGACAGGCGGACTACGGCGCGGCGAACGAGGCGCTGGACCGGCTCTGCGCCTGGGTGAGCGACCGCCGCACGGGGACGCCCTGGTGCAGCGTGGGCTGGCTCGCCTGGGATGGCATCGGCATGACGCGAGGCTCCGAGTACCGCGTGCTCGGCGCCAGCCGGAAGCTGCGAGGGATTCGCGCCGAGGAAGGCGAGGCGCTCTTCCTGCAACTCATCGAAGGCCAGCCGCGCGAGGCCATCAACGTGCAGCTCACCGAGAGCGAGCGCTCGTACTACGGCCTGACGTTGCTGCCGACCACCGCACCCGCGAGCCCCGCCGCCACGAAGACCGTGCTCAAGGACCTGGTGGTGGACGCGGTCCAGGTGCCCTGCCTGGAGGACCACCTCGTCCGGGGGACACCCACACTGCCGGGGGCCTGGGCATTGGACCTGATGCTCCGCGCCGCGTTGGGAGACGGGAGGCCCGAGCTGCGCACCGTCTCCATCGAGGACGTCCGCTTCTCGCGCTTCATCCGCGTGAAGCCCGGAGGCCGCCAGGACCTGCGCGCGGAGTGCACGCCCCTGGCCGACGAGCCCGGCCTCCTCAGCGTGAGGGTGCGATTGGTCGGAGACATCGTCCACGGCTCGGGCCGGGTGCTCGAGCGCGACGTGGTCCACGCGGAGGCGCGCTTCACGCTGTCGGCGCAAGCGCCTCGGGGCGCGCCGGCCCTGGACGCGGCCACGCCTTCCGGGCGCGGCCTCTCCGCGGAGGACCCGCACTGCGCACGCGGAGGACCCATCGAGCTGCGGAAGATGTTCGACTGCCTGGAGGACATCCGCCTGGAGCCGTCGGCGCGCTTCGCGAAGCTGGGCCTCCCGTCGCGCACGGAGGACGCCGGGGCCACCGTGCCCGCGCTCATCCTCGACGCGGCCCTGCGGCTGAGCGCCATGCATGTGAATGGCGTGTCGGACACCGTCTTCGCACCCATCCAGTTCCAGCGAGCCACCTTCGACCGAGGACTGGTGTCCAGGCCGGATGCCATGCCGCTGCGGCTCTCCTTGAAGTCACTCAACCCATGGATTGATGGAGACATCCTCCACTGCGGCACCGTCGCGGCGGTCGACGACGCGGGGTGCTTGCGGATGCTCCTCGAGGGCGGCGTCGCCCGGCCCATGGCCTGA
- a CDS encoding NADH:flavin oxidoreductase: protein MAGLFEPLELRAGVVARNRIWLAPLTNMQSHADGTLSDDELRFLSRRAAGGFGLVETCAAHVKQDGKAWPGELGVHDDAMLPGLTRLAKAIHQDGALLSAQLFHGGLRADPAVSGLECWGPSAHRDERSQCRAATEEDIRSTIDAFANAARRCDQAGFDGVELHGAHGYVLSQFLSTVYNQRDDAWGGSLENRSRLLRETLAAVRRAVPSRVLAVRISPEDYGQAKGLDLDENLEVARMLADAGMDVLHLSLWRASLNTLKHPQEHAVTLFRRALPSRVKIVVAGAIWTREDAEAQLARGADAVALGRGAIANFDWPQRIHRGEDIHLAPVSEDVLRQGGASPGFVGYLRGWKNFVAP, encoded by the coding sequence ATGGCAGGACTTTTCGAACCGCTGGAGCTCCGCGCGGGCGTCGTCGCGCGCAACCGCATCTGGCTGGCGCCGCTGACGAACATGCAGAGCCACGCCGACGGCACGCTGTCCGACGACGAGCTGCGCTTCTTGTCCCGGCGCGCGGCGGGAGGCTTCGGGCTGGTGGAGACCTGCGCCGCGCACGTGAAGCAGGACGGCAAGGCCTGGCCCGGCGAGCTGGGGGTCCACGATGACGCGATGCTCCCGGGCCTGACGCGCCTGGCGAAGGCGATCCACCAGGACGGAGCGCTGCTGTCCGCCCAGCTCTTCCACGGCGGGCTGCGCGCGGACCCCGCGGTCAGCGGGCTCGAGTGCTGGGGCCCGAGCGCCCACCGCGACGAGCGCAGTCAGTGCCGCGCGGCGACGGAGGAGGACATCCGCTCCACCATCGACGCCTTCGCGAACGCGGCCAGGCGATGTGACCAGGCGGGCTTCGACGGCGTGGAGCTCCATGGTGCCCACGGCTATGTGCTGTCCCAGTTCCTGAGCACCGTCTACAACCAGCGCGATGACGCGTGGGGCGGCTCGCTCGAGAACCGCTCGCGGCTCCTGCGCGAGACGCTGGCCGCGGTGCGTCGCGCGGTGCCGTCCCGGGTCCTCGCCGTGCGCATCTCACCGGAGGACTACGGCCAGGCGAAGGGCCTGGACCTCGATGAGAACCTGGAGGTCGCCCGGATGCTCGCGGACGCGGGCATGGACGTCCTCCACCTGTCGCTGTGGCGCGCCTCGCTCAACACCCTCAAGCACCCCCAGGAGCACGCGGTGACGCTGTTCCGTCGCGCGCTGCCTTCGCGGGTGAAGATTGTCGTGGCGGGCGCCATCTGGACGCGCGAGGACGCGGAGGCCCAGCTGGCGCGAGGCGCGGACGCCGTGGCCCTGGGGCGCGGCGCCATCGCCAACTTCGACTGGCCCCAGCGCATCCACCGGGGCGAGGACATCCACCTCGCGCCTGTCTCCGAGGACGTCCTGCGCCAGGGCGGTGCGTCACCGGGCTTCGTGGGCTACCTGCGTGGCTGGAAGAACTTCGTCGCGCCCTGA
- a CDS encoding outer membrane beta-barrel protein encodes MKSRTQWMLCSLSFALAASPALAQDGEDTDSSYSDDGGGSSEGGGFALGLRAGLGIPFGKFTSAESNTTSNKVSDSFSAAIPLQVEAGYFFNPNIYVGAYFQYGILSLKDDCPDQVDCSASQLRFGANVAYHFQATPKIDPWVGLGIGYEIASQTTSATVGNTDIEATASVKGLEFISGQGGVDFRITPSFSVGPYVTYTLGQYSSVTISGEGGGSSSDETEDIEEKAMHSWLYGGVRMQMRF; translated from the coding sequence ATGAAAAGCCGCACGCAGTGGATGTTGTGCTCCCTGTCTTTCGCTCTCGCCGCGTCGCCTGCCCTGGCCCAGGACGGTGAGGACACCGACTCGAGCTACTCGGACGACGGCGGCGGGTCCTCCGAGGGAGGTGGCTTCGCGCTGGGCCTGCGCGCGGGTCTGGGCATCCCGTTCGGCAAGTTCACGAGCGCGGAGAGCAACACGACCAGCAACAAGGTCAGTGACTCCTTCTCCGCCGCCATCCCGCTGCAGGTGGAGGCGGGCTACTTCTTCAACCCGAACATCTATGTGGGCGCGTACTTCCAGTACGGCATCCTCTCGCTCAAGGATGACTGTCCCGACCAGGTGGACTGCAGCGCGAGCCAGCTCCGCTTTGGCGCCAACGTCGCCTACCACTTCCAGGCGACCCCGAAGATCGACCCCTGGGTCGGTCTGGGCATCGGCTACGAGATCGCCAGCCAGACGACCTCCGCCACCGTGGGGAACACGGACATCGAGGCGACGGCCAGCGTCAAGGGGCTGGAGTTCATCTCCGGGCAGGGCGGCGTCGACTTCCGCATCACGCCCTCGTTCTCCGTGGGCCCCTACGTGACGTACACGCTGGGCCAGTACTCCTCCGTCACCATCTCGGGCGAGGGCGGCGGCTCTTCGTCGGACGAGACGGAGGACATCGAGGAGAAGGCGATGCACTCCTGGCTGTACGGCGGCGTGCGGATGCAGATGCGCTTCTAG
- a CDS encoding alpha/beta hydrolase family protein produces MSVTLNRRSLLHAGLGITGGLALLRTPAAQAAIAQVTSTPGQAPQRPWYELGLLADPVMENQLLHFLAATYSAQADIGEVLDTAGRISIDDDWSWPTEWVRTADRVRAMGDASFTRNHTRSAGKAYLRAANYYRAALIHHPDPSHASVLETGRKSVATYEKALQLLRIPATPVRIPYENTTLPGYFFRSPCARSSAPLLIFQQGRDAFPEESKYVIDDALERGYHCLIVHAPGQGMAIREQNLPFRPDWEKVITPVINFAVRISGVDPRRLAVLGWSMGGALVPRAAAFEHRIKLLIPNPGVLNWGKSSFDQFNAYFPEMMRLLDTDPAAFDAAMYQLMTQVYLYRWYMRDSMNKHGATSPSDLMFKLREFNNEPIVHRIRARTLVMDGTAEAYSGGQAKQLYDALTCPKDYMLFTEEDTGLLHCQEAAQAVANHRMFDWFDEYI; encoded by the coding sequence ATGAGCGTCACCCTGAACCGTCGTTCCTTGCTGCACGCGGGCCTGGGCATCACCGGAGGCCTCGCGCTGCTGCGCACTCCCGCCGCCCAGGCGGCCATCGCCCAGGTCACCTCCACGCCCGGCCAGGCGCCGCAGCGCCCCTGGTACGAGCTGGGTCTGCTCGCGGACCCGGTCATGGAGAACCAGCTCCTGCACTTCCTGGCCGCCACCTACAGCGCCCAGGCGGACATCGGCGAGGTGCTGGACACGGCCGGCCGCATCTCCATCGACGATGACTGGAGCTGGCCCACCGAGTGGGTCCGCACCGCGGACCGCGTGCGCGCCATGGGCGACGCGAGCTTCACGCGCAACCACACACGCAGCGCCGGCAAAGCCTACCTGCGGGCGGCCAACTACTACCGGGCCGCGCTCATCCACCACCCGGACCCCAGCCACGCCAGCGTGCTGGAGACGGGGCGCAAGTCGGTGGCGACATACGAGAAGGCCCTGCAGCTGTTGAGGATTCCCGCCACCCCGGTCCGGATTCCCTACGAGAACACGACGCTCCCCGGCTACTTCTTCCGCTCCCCCTGCGCCCGCAGCAGCGCGCCCCTGCTCATCTTCCAGCAGGGCCGCGACGCGTTCCCCGAGGAGTCGAAGTACGTGATTGATGACGCGCTGGAGCGCGGCTACCACTGCCTTATCGTCCACGCCCCCGGTCAGGGCATGGCCATCCGCGAGCAGAACCTGCCCTTCCGTCCGGACTGGGAGAAGGTCATCACGCCGGTCATCAACTTCGCGGTGCGCATCTCCGGCGTGGACCCGCGGAGGCTGGCGGTGCTGGGCTGGAGCATGGGAGGCGCGCTCGTCCCGCGCGCCGCCGCGTTCGAGCACCGCATCAAGCTGCTCATCCCCAACCCCGGCGTCCTCAACTGGGGCAAGTCGAGCTTCGACCAGTTCAACGCCTACTTCCCGGAGATGATGCGCCTGTTGGACACGGACCCGGCGGCGTTCGACGCGGCGATGTACCAGCTGATGACACAGGTGTACCTGTACCGCTGGTACATGCGCGACTCCATGAACAAGCACGGCGCGACGTCACCGTCGGACCTGATGTTCAAGCTGCGCGAGTTCAACAACGAGCCCATCGTCCACCGCATCCGCGCCCGCACGCTCGTCATGGACGGCACCGCGGAGGCGTACTCGGGAGGCCAGGCGAAACAGCTCTATGACGCGCTGACGTGCCCGAAGGACTACATGCTCTTCACGGAGGAGGACACCGGGCTCCTGCACTGCCAGGAAGCGGCCCAGGCGGTCGCCAACCACCGCATGTTCGACTGGTTCGACGAGTACATCTAG
- a CDS encoding fatty acid desaturase family protein: MNSTALSTVSTPIEDPKHLRAELRRVLPPASFEPQAHRGVIALALVPLILGGMAWVAWGGLPWWACLVIAFVLGQMVTCVGLAAHEALHHSVFRSRFWEDVIGWAGFSPFLVTPGNWRAWHVQAHHSAANIFDRDPDILPRQPDLRTQWFARLFHAISPGSGTWLSYVSFSFFFTGQGQAFLWHHINQPHLQHVRMNRLKERVLTLLLAAGWGALGWAMGPRGALYAILIPMVVANITLMIYIATNHWLLGASEDSDNPFVNTASVATHPLMDWAHLNFSYHQEHHIFPAMSPRFAPLLRKHLRELRPEASLVYPHLHALRTLYSRPALYSPTDGSTLVGRDGSPSVTIEELRKRLEASGPLAS; this comes from the coding sequence ATGAACTCCACAGCATTGTCGACGGTTTCAACGCCCATCGAGGACCCCAAGCACCTGCGCGCGGAGCTGCGCCGGGTGCTGCCTCCGGCCTCCTTCGAACCGCAAGCCCACCGAGGCGTCATCGCGCTCGCCCTGGTGCCGCTGATTCTGGGCGGCATGGCGTGGGTGGCGTGGGGCGGACTGCCCTGGTGGGCCTGCCTCGTCATCGCCTTCGTGTTGGGACAGATGGTGACGTGCGTGGGGCTGGCGGCCCACGAGGCGCTCCACCACTCCGTCTTCCGCAGCCGGTTCTGGGAGGACGTCATCGGCTGGGCGGGCTTCAGTCCCTTCCTCGTGACGCCGGGCAACTGGCGGGCGTGGCATGTCCAGGCGCACCACAGCGCGGCCAACATCTTCGACCGGGACCCGGACATCCTCCCGCGCCAACCCGACCTGCGCACCCAGTGGTTCGCCCGCTTGTTCCACGCGATATCACCGGGCTCCGGGACGTGGCTCAGCTACGTCAGCTTCAGCTTCTTCTTCACCGGGCAGGGGCAGGCCTTCCTCTGGCATCACATCAACCAGCCCCACCTCCAGCACGTGCGCATGAACCGCCTGAAGGAGCGCGTCCTCACGCTGCTCCTCGCGGCGGGGTGGGGCGCCCTGGGGTGGGCCATGGGACCCAGGGGCGCGCTCTACGCGATTCTCATCCCCATGGTCGTCGCGAACATCACGCTGATGATCTACATCGCGACGAACCACTGGCTGCTGGGCGCCTCCGAGGACAGCGACAATCCCTTCGTGAACACGGCGAGCGTGGCGACCCACCCGCTGATGGACTGGGCGCACCTCAACTTCAGCTACCACCAGGAGCACCACATCTTCCCGGCGATGAGCCCTCGCTTCGCGCCGCTCCTGCGCAAGCACCTGCGTGAACTCAGGCCCGAGGCCTCGCTCGTCTATCCCCACCTCCACGCCCTGCGCACGCTGTACTCGCGCCCGGCGCTGTACTCACCCACGGATGGGTCGACGCTGGTGGGACGTGACGGCTCGCCGTCGGTGACCATCGAGGAGCTCCGCAAGCGGCTCGAGGCCTCGGGGCCGCTCGCCTCCTGA